aatttttaaattttaaaattactaactATTTTCCCATATAGACGGCTAAGAGCTGGCAAGGCCAATGTGGCCTTGCAAACGGACTTTGTGCCCACGAAGCTCATGAAGGAGGCCAGCTTTGGTGTGCAGAAGGATTTGATTTTGCACAAGGACATAGGCATACTCACCGATGGACAGTACTCCAAAAAGAAGGATGGCTATGAGAAGTGTAAGCTTTGTGCTCGAGGCTTTAGGGAAATACTATATAGAGTACTCACTTTACAGATGTGCTCACCTACTCGATGTCCCAAATGACCGATAGTGTGCCTACCGTTTCGCGCCAAACTCAAACGCTGCTGCCCAAGGCCTACAACAAGGACCTGGTCAACTCGTATCTTCCTAAATCCGATGAGGATGACAGTGACATTATCTGCGATGTGGAAAAGAGGCTTGGCGATCAGATTGCCAAGATACGAATGCTTAAATTCGAAGGATCTAATCAGTCTAGGGGAAGTGGGAATAATCCGAACATGGCTCCCACCCTGGCATCCTGGCATTTCGACGACGATGCAGTGGAAATGGAATCGGAGCGACACTTTATACCCTACACCATAGAGTCCTTTAAGCCCTGGCGCAGCTTTGTGCCCTTTCCCTTTCGATTGAGGGGCAATTCCCTGATTGGCAGCCAAAAAATAGATTGGTTCGCCCTTCTGCAGTCCATCGACGACCTGATCAAGGAGTCCAATAATCTGGTGGACAAGCTGGAGCATTTTATGGGGGAAAACCGAGCTCATCGCAAGTCGGTCCTGGGAAATCTGGGTAAAATTCCCAAATTTGAGCCCTCTAGCTTCTCAGCCCCCTCGGAGCAATGGTTGCCGCTGATTGAACAGCAGGAAAAGCAATTGCAAATTATTCTAAGCGGCACCGAGTCCAAAGAAGAATCCTCAAATTAGTAGTCTTCATAAATTgaatcattaaataaatacatttaaaattaatggccTTAGgctttaaaaattagtttataaaAGCTTGTTAAACAATGCACAAAAAATacttgaataaaaataatacaatggaatttatttaaatgttgacAAAATATTTGGTTGTTAGTGTGGGGAAAACATtcttaataaacatttaacgTACAAAGTTAAGCCTTCTTTTCTCGAGAAATTCCAGATGACTTTCCCTTTCCCTGGGAGTTCTTCTTCGGCATAAGTTTCATCAGAATATCCGTGGCTGATTTACTGTCGAGGGGGCAATTGGAATACACCTCTTCACACGCCCTATCGTTGGATCGTTTTCCGTGCTCCAACGCCTCTTTTATAGCCGTTCCATCAAGTAGGTAATCCACCAGAgcatttctgaaaataaataatattatagttTATAAATGTGTATTTTAACTACAGTATTTGGGTTACTTACTCCGATAGCATGTGAATAAATTCGTCCATCTGGTCAGAAGATCCGATCTTCATATTATGCTCCGTGGAGCGAACATAACCACAAACAGCACGCTGCATACAGCTCGTGGAGTCAATATTATTCTGACCCAGTACATCGTCGATTTTGTTTATCATGCTGCTAAGGGGTGTCAGGTCACTATCCTCACCTTAAAGTAAgcggaatttaaattaattatcctCTACTAGTTTTAAGTACCCACTTCGACCGTATCCTCCGTAGCCGCCATGGAAGGCTGAAAGAATTTTTGGGATCAGTATGATGGCGCCAATGCCCACAAGGGTTCCCAAAACAACACCGCCTAGGTCCAGTTTTATGGGATTGTAGGCGGAAAGTCCTGTACCGCCAGGATAACCCTAAAAAGTTTAAggaaaaagataaattttacataatttacCTAAAAAATTACATGTACTATATATTTCACGCACATTTAGAGATCCATAACCGGTGGTATATCCCAGTCGTTCCAGTCTATCCTTTGTAGAAGCTGTTTGCGGTTCACTGGGTTGCGTTTTATTTTCGTTATAGTACGACCTATCCCGCTGTACTTTGTCCGCATAGAACCTAAAATAATAACcaaagttatttttagttttgtcCAACTAAAATTAACTTACTTATGACTCTCTTCATATTTTGGGATTGCATTTGCATAGCTTAGCAACACCATCGCTCCCAGCAATTGCAATATGATGATGTAATTGTTGTTCATTGTAGTTTTGTATatccttttttatgtttttttgaaGTAGTAGTCCTTTTGCTGCTTTTATCGTTGATCCAACGTGTCGTTCGCTCTGTTCCAAACTAATATTTCGAGTGCTACCAACTCCACTATTTATAAGAGCTACCCCAAAAATTCGAGCAATTTGttcaaattacaaaatgtcAAGCAATGTGCGGATTTGAATGCCGTTTATGCGAGtattttggaaaaagtgaGGAAAGAAACCCATTCTAGCAAAACGAATGAACAGGTGTTTGTAACCATACAGGCACTTACGAGTATGTCCCCACACACGCACAGTGAGCCCTGGCAGAGAAAGACCCATCCATTGTATTTATGTCGCTGTAATGCGCaattttcattgcatactCAATTATTTAACGAAATTATCGCAGCGACGAAAACGGCGAAGACGCCGACAAACAACCACGCTCGCTGGGCGGATAAATTGAGCGGCCATGCATCTGAAACCAAAAGTCGTATATCTATGTACTCCAATGGATCAAAATCGCAACTTGGGGACCGGAGACACATGGAAGTGTTTGCACCTGCGCGACTTGCATCATTATGAGGGGCACCCGAGCAAGAGATTTCTGGTATTAAGTCACTGACTTTTTGCCGCTCGTTTTtcgtaaatattaaaaaggccTAAAATATATGAGCTTTTACattgatatttataaaaagggTTAAAGCAACTCTAAGAAAAATTACTGCCTTATAAAAGATTGACGAAAATGTTAAGCATTAATGTGCTAATTTGGGAGATCTaattaaatatagtttaaataaatgaattataaaaactaaagaacaaaaattataatgacAAAGAAAAGAATTCAAGAAACCATAATTCAAATACTAACACTAAATAACAACAATTATAAAGagtatttcttataaatatatttctaaaagCTACATATTTCTATAGATTAGAGATCGGGGTCACCAGACTCAGACATCACATTTTATCACGGATTAGTATTAATAAGTAGATTACATATGTAAGTATAGCTGAGATCAGCAACCCCTTTcaagtataatatttaaacatttagaaaaaatatcgagatctaaattattattttaacgtacaaaatatttaatattgttttggaGAGCTAAAAAGCTAGATaagaaaggcaaacaaactAATCCATGACagtaaacaatattaaacTCCTTGAGGAATCAGTTTATATCAAATCCCATTAGCCAATTTATTTGCTGGTAATTTTTCAATGTCCATTTACACTTAATTGATACAAAGAAAATAACAAAGTCCAAGTCAGTGCTCAATGACATATTTGTTCTCCGATTAGTGTGACTTTGGCAGCCTTGAAATTACGAGTCATTCATTGCCTCTCGTTAAGGTTAATGTCATAAAgaatttgctttttttaatttctgccATGGTTTTGTTTATATACAACCAGACACCTACACACCCGATTTAATATGTGGGTATACGATGATGTGCAGTTTATTTATATGTTCACAAATACATGTTTCCGATCTTATTGTAAGATTGTATGAGTAATCTGGCCTCAAATCGttggaaaacaaaatttatttttatcttattttcatttttgtattttttaaataatttatttccagaTATTTGTGTGGAAAGCTCTGTGTCCGGTCCACAGGTGATACCCACCGAACATAAATTGCTCTCAGGATTTTAATTTCATGccttatttgatttatatgtACATGGAATGCCAACTTAAAATTGGCTGTCTTGGCAGAATgttctttgtttgtttgtcacTCAATCTATTCACCAAAATTAACTCGATGAACTGTTCGTTGATGTTTTGAATGATGGGAAACTAATCCCAATACAATAGAATgctattaaattaaagttcatttggaaaaataaaattgtaccACCATGAAATCATTTTGCATTCCGACAATGTCTTTAATTGAATGTAAAATTCAACTGTATTTGCAATTTTCAATAATTGCTCATTAAATGTTCAATAATTGCTCATTAATTTCAGAAATCTTGTacggaatttaaaaataaataagccaCAATATATTTGTGCGCATATCGACCCATATATCAACTCTTTGCAAAAAGGGCCACTTTAGCACATCATAAAGATACATTCATTCAAAAATGTTCCATGAGTGTTAgatctataaataaaaagctTCTGGAAACAATCCGTGACGATTGTTTTCGAAAAGGGCTCCCATATCCTGTGGGCACAAGACgatatacatttgtacataggCTTTTCCCAACACAACTGTATGAAAAGTGCTGGCTTTATGTAAACAGAATTTGCTCGCTCTTTTGCGACGAGAGATGTCAATGTTTCTTAATTCcaaaaataagtttatttgGGAGATGGATAGAAAAAGAGGTATGGACTGAGCgtgagagagagacagagagcgCGGGATCGAAGGCtgtgaaaattttgaaaaacattttgaaaaaattataagcaaGTGCTCCGTGCCATTCTCAGGCAGATCAACTCGAACGGGCGTCAAGTGAACAACACGCAACGACGATATTTCCGAACCAAATCCAACGaacaattcaatttgaaatttcACAAAAGCATCCAAATCTAAAAATCGCAAAATGGTTTACGAAAGTGGATTTACGACTCGCAGAACTTACTCCTCGAGGCCGGTGACGACTTCTTACGCCGTTACGGTAAGCCCTTCgacataaaattatttacttgACATACGGTAGTGTGGTTTTCCTTGATTTAAATCTGTGAAATATATCTGTGCGTACAGTTTCCAAATTCCAAATTAATACGAAAGCCTGTGAATGCAAACGCTGCGGATAAATTTGACAAATTTGAAAGCAGTTAGCTAATAGCTAATCGAATCTGTAGTCACAAGATTTCAGTTCTAAGCGCTTGTGTCCCACTTGCTGTACTCAATGGTTTCATTTTGACAAGCGAACAGattatttaagaaattgaaACACGTTTGATTGTAAAGTGTCTACCAATTATGAATATCGTATCGAACTTACAGTATACACGTAACTAGCTGGTTTTTGACAACTGAATGtccttgtgctcaaaaatattttatgatcaCCTAGATGTTCTGTAATGATGTATATATGCGAAATAGTATTTTCAGGTTCAGTGTAAACATTTGTGTAGAAAATCATACATAAATCTATTTCTAACAACTTAATAACTTTCATAATGGTTGTATATAAGTACTCGAACTATACTATACATGTGTGATTTATGTGCGTGCACAGCCtaaccaaaataaaaccagaccgaaattataaatatgtgaCAAAATTATTTGACAAAATTATGCGAGTGTGAAAACATTGCAATTTTTGTCGTGAGATCGTGGGAATTgaatttttcctaaatttattGCGGCGCGATGATCTTCATATCTCTTTCGGATATACGTGTTTACTCACCTCCCAAATATAACACCCGAATACATTTAGAAGAATTTAGCGGAGGCCGAACATTTTCTTCTCtatctattttattattatttacaaaaagttGAGGTCCGGGTCCGTCTAGTGCCCAAAAATGTTTAGCATATAGGCGAGTGGAATTCCAAACACATGCGAATTCTCGATGAAACTCATACGGAGGCAACTCTCTcgataatttgtttttgtacgGGCCGTGGTTTTGCTTTTTGTATGTGTAATACTATATGCGCGCGCATTTCGCTCTTCGCTAGTCCTAAAAATATCTTTCCGATTTCCAtaatatattcaaataaaCCGAAGCCATGGGAAGAACCAACAATAAAATAACggcaaaattttcgaaaaattagaaGATAAATgatgagaaaagaaaaatcaaaagaCCCATATTTCAGACAGTTTAATGTGATGGTAATCCAAAGCAAGGATATATATGTACCTGAGATCCCCAAGAAATCCATCTTGTCTGGACACTTTTTGTTTAACTTGTATATACATTTTGATGAACACGAGAATCTTTACTTAATATCGTATAATAATAGTATGATTTGATGAATGAAAAAGAGATTAATATGCTTGATGACATTGATGtggttctttaaaatatacccATATTATTCAAATGTAATGCTTGGTATTTACGGATAGGGTGCAGAACTATTAACTTGGCTATATTGCTGTACATGAAATAAACGTTTGCTGTTTGTGTTCCATCTTAATGCTGCGAGTGATTCTATAATGCTCCCATTGCACATTACTTACAACCACACTACGTCGTATCAAAATGCATATATACCTATGTGTATTTAGACTAGGGTGGACCTTTTGGATTAATTACattctaaaatttgtatactGGAAACAAGCAAAGAAACCAATAAAGTAGGCTAACTTTTTTTAGCAAGGGCACGAAAAGATAGAGGTCCACTCTAGAGCTGAGAAACATGTGTAGATATGCAGGTTGTGTCATAATGTAAGGATGTTCGAATATTGGATATAGCTTGACCTGACCCACCCAGCACAAAACGAAGCTGTATATAAATGCCCCGCACTGTGAACTGTATATATATGTTAGACCCACCGCCCACACAGTTGAGTTCCCAGCACCGCCAGCAGTTCGCTGCACCACCTAACCACTGAGCCATCGCCACCGCTTAATACCCGGCTGACCCAGaaattaaaacgaaatatGTGGACTTTTGGGCATTGCAGAGAACGAAGAGAACACCAATTGACTGGGAGAAAGTTCCGTTCGTGCCGCGGCCGTCGCTCATCTCGGATCCGGTGACCGCCTTCGGAGTGCGGCGTCCCGATCTCGAGCGGCGCCAGCGGTCGATCCTCGATCCGATCAATCGGGCGGCCATCAAGCCGGACTACAAGCTGGCCTACGCGCCCATCGAGCCGTATGTCTCGACCCGGGACAAGAATAGGGCCCGCATCCTGGGCCTGGTGCGCCAGCACATCGACACCGTGGAGGCCGGCGGCAATACCGCCGCTCGCACCTTCCGCGACAGTCTGGACGCCCAGCTGCCGCGACTCCATCGCGCCGCCTCCGAATCCCTGCCGGTCCGCCGGGAGACCTACCGCAACGAGAGGTCCGGTGCGATGGTCACCAAGTACTCCTATTAGGGTACTCCATCCTCAGTCACCCTACTGATAACCCGAACCTAAAACGAAAGCTAGGCGAACGAAACTAGTCTTATCTAAGAGCACAAAACCCATTAaaacagaacaaaaaaaaaagaaaaaaacagaaaaatattacGATAGGCCTACAGTCTAGTCTAGTCATACCATAAAACCCTGTGTTAACCCACTAAACAGTTGTACAAGTTTTTACTCTACACAGAGAAATAGAATCTGCATTGGTGGATGGTTGAAAAAAGAATACTATTTTTGCTTActtctacacagagaaaaaaacggaacaatatggaactgatattgtttcatatcaatttttccataacaaaatggtatgatttcatatcactatggtacaaaatcatatgttcggaaatatcattttgatatgaaaacagaCGGgccaaaattgatatgaaaaaatacccgatggatgattatttttggtattctttttctctgtgtataatCAAAATTTGGTTGGTTCCAAAtctcaaagatttttttttgtgtagtaTACAAATTGTATAATTCGATTCCATTTTCAAACCAACTATGGTCTTTTCTCTGTGTACCCATGTATCTAACGTTTCATCCATAGAATCATAGCATTTTTGTGTGCCTAGATGGTTGCATTAAACTCGAAAAGTTAAACAGTTCGAACATGTTTCAATTTCCCCGATTGAGTCGCATTGCGTTACTTGGCCATTTGCATACAGCAGTTCGTGGAGCATTAGCCACCAGTCTTAGCTTAACGAAACCAATCACAAACCGAAACCTTATCTATATATCACCATTAAATCGGAATTTATAGACTCCACGCTTAGACCTGTGCACGGACAGACCGGGCTCGCACCGCAGCAGGGCCTCCTCGGACTACTCGTACACCTCGAAGTCGT
This portion of the Drosophila takahashii strain IR98-3 E-12201 chromosome 3R, DtakHiC1v2, whole genome shotgun sequence genome encodes:
- the Desi gene encoding uncharacterized protein Desi, whose product is MNNNYIIILQLLGAMVLLSYANAIPKYEESHKFYADKVQRDRSYYNENKTQPSEPQTASTKDRLERLGYTTGYGSLNGYPGGTGLSAYNPIKLDLGGVVLGTLVGIGAIILIPKILSAFHGGYGGYGRSEDSDLTPLSSMINKIDDVLGQNNIDSTSCMQRAVCGYVRSTEHNMKIGSSDQMDEFIHMLSENALVDYLLDGTAIKEALEHGKRSNDRACEEVYSNCPLDSKSATDILMKLMPKKNSQGKGKSSGISREKKA
- the LOC108062859 gene encoding uncharacterized protein, which produces MNRPKQSTSSNNSGTSSETSETQSVDDQQSAPHSNIRASSASLSRAKNSWRRMKELAAEKEKENEAKRPPWRAVSVSTLTKPDKSALLRAKLLDASRRLRAGKANVALQTDFVPTKLMKEASFGVQKDLILHKDIGILTDGQYSKKKDGYEKYVLTYSMSQMTDSVPTVSRQTQTLLPKAYNKDLVNSYLPKSDEDDSDIICDVEKRLGDQIAKIRMLKFEGSNQSRGSGNNPNMAPTLASWHFDDDAVEMESERHFIPYTIESFKPWRSFVPFPFRLRGNSLIGSQKIDWFALLQSIDDLIKESNNLVDKLEHFMGENRAHRKSVLGNLGKIPKFEPSSFSAPSEQWLPLIEQQEKQLQIILSGTESKEESSN
- the LOC108062777 gene encoding uncharacterized protein CG45078 isoform X3; its protein translation is MVYESGFTTRRTYSSRPVTTSYAVTRTKRTPIDWEKVPFVPRPSLISDPVTAFGVRRPDLERRQRSILDPINRAAIKPDYKLAYAPIEPYVSTRDKNRARILGLVRQHIDTVEAGGNTAARTFRDSLDAQLPRLHRAASESLPVRRETYRNERSGAMVTKYSY